From Trichomycterus rosablanca isolate fTriRos1 chromosome 18, fTriRos1.hap1, whole genome shotgun sequence, the proteins below share one genomic window:
- the umodl1 gene encoding uromodulin-like 1 gives MRWILCAWLAATFSGLARGQYEDSFVSGFELSPSGYHVCLGNETVPITKLVPYLVPHTELRPCGGWLPWKTCNVTMFSTEFRSVTVDTKKEVRKCCEGYEQLGRYCALALNRSSEFTSKPGVCPVNPTPGPGSGSVPGSVPGSGPGLGPGPGLDCVWDVDCPGWQKCCQHKNHTRCVHPDTHVNMSSWLNVTVRVKAEHSLVTTPKGIFNHTHLLHSVVTGALCLPSVSVYQTSISWSSGYFSTSSSLLLGSSQLLSVLDVSNRLQRLVETIEEVTAVDIRDVDECTFPVLSECSPLASCTNTLGSYTCTCSPGSTDVYPGRPGTQCMIIPSVTNLRAHNVTGTSFHLMWHAPPETNHTFNIKLNGNNEQRFWTTLSSHQAIGELQPGVLYLVQVTLCLSGHCGNITELKVKTDATTLQATARITNMNFTDDLRDPNSQAYQDFVQTFINQTVSHLPPDILELFLQKKVNVMVTGLSKGSIVVEFILTFVTDVPSESLNIANALMGSLQNSTLYTIDSANITDVDECVLNEDDCSPWAECINIFGSYNCSCLLGYTDANPARPGRTCQVIIHTVAMNSTESSTSTPSTTPTSTPSITPTSTPSTTPTSTPSTTPTSTPSTTPTSTPSSTPTSISSSTPTSTSSSTPSSSTPTSSTHSPFSIISQTEDITVDCKFDLIAVSVARSFLQNKNIPESSLYLGQPICSQSGENSTHVHFWVQWGQCGAKLNFSNSEIMVFQVTLYNNITAPGSRALVRLEVPVFCTYPTNVFISMGSNPSGYSIMDGPVTGYGMFYVNVRLLDQQSNPLPENYTLSPDEEVIVEVGLNTSNSYTKVVINKCWANPTNNPNDEPAHVFVEQSCPVRNAYTTMLQNGNSSSSLVSVNLFQLVDMLQIIYLHCQIQICIETQAASCQPSCAVTPPVTSSPRVANVIGMTKTSCGPLLKSHSKDPAEASVTNTGYILLVLGLCVLVLVSAAALVLWYRRRMGTYSFKFKPRQEDFTYKVFST, from the exons ATGCGTTGGATCCTCTGTGCCTGGTTAGCGGCGACGTTCTCCGGCCTCGCCCGCGGACAGTACGAAG actcgtttGTTTCAGGTTTTGAGCTCTCCCCGTCAGGCTACCATGTGTGTTTAGGGAATGAGACGGTACCTATTACTAAATTGGTTCCCTACCTGGTCCCTCACACCGAACTGAGACCGTGTGGTGGGTGGCTGCCGTGGAAAACATGTAACGTCACGATGTTCTCCACCGAGTTCCGATCTGTAACCGTTGACACTAAGAAGGAGGTGAGAAAGTGCTGCGAGGGCTACGAGCAACTGGGTAGATACTGCGCTCTGG CTCTTAACAGGAGTTCCGAGTTCACATCCAAACCCGGAGTGTGTCCAGTGAATCCTACTCCAGGACCAGGATCAGGATCAGTACCAGGATCAGTACCAGGATCAGGACCAGGATTAGGACCAGGACCAGGTTTAGATTGTGTGTGGGACGTGGACTGTCCAGGCTGGCAAAAATGCTGCCAACATAAAAACCACACACGCTGTGTCCACCCCGATACACACG tgAACATGAGCTCGTGGCTCAACGTGACCGTAAGAGTGAAGGCTGAGCACAGTTTGGTGACCACGCCCAAGGGAATCTTCAACCACACCCACCTGCTGCACTCTGTG GTAACTGGAGCTCTGTGTTTACCTTCAGTCTCCGTCTATCAGACGTCTATCTCGTGGTCTTCAGGATATTTCTCCACGTCCTCGTCGTTACTGCTCGGCTCCTCTCAGCTCCTGTCTGTACTGGACGTCTCTAACAGACTCCAGCGTCTGGTGGAGACCATAGAGGAGGTGACGGCGGTGGATATCAGGG ATGTGGACGAGTGCACTTTTCCGGTTTTGAGCGAGTGCTCCCCTCTGGCCTCCTGCACCAACACACTGGGTTCCTACACCTGCACATGCAGCCCTGGATCCACCGATGTTTACCCCGGCAGACCAGGAACACAATGCATGA TTATTCCTTCAGTCACCAACCTTCGGGCCCATAACGTGACCGGAACCTCCTTCCATCTGATGTGGCATGCTCCCCCCGAGACCAACCACACCTTCAACATCAAGCTGAACGGCAATAACGAGCAGCGTTTCTGGACGACGTTGTCTTCTCATCAAGCGATCGGGGAACTGCAGCCTGGGGTTCTTTACCTGGTCCAGGTGACTCTGTGTCTGTCCGGACACTGTGGAAATATAACAGAGCTGAAGGTGAAGACAG ATGCAACGACTCTTCAAGCGACCGCCCGAATAACCAACATGAACTTCACCGATGATCTGAGGGATCCAAACAGCCAAGCGTACCAAGATTTCGTACAGACTTTTATAAATCAG ACGGTCAGTCACCTCCCTCCTGATATTCTAGAGCTGTTTCTTCAGAAGAAGGTGAACGTGATGGTCACTGGTTTGTCTAAGGGAAGCATCGTGGTCGAGTTCATCCTAACTTTCGTGACGGACGTCCCGTCAGAAAGCTTAAACATAGCCAATGCACTGATGGGCTCTCTGCAAAACAGCACACTGTACACCATCGACAGCGCTAACATAACAG ATGTGGACGAGTGTGTGTTGAACGAGGATGACTGCTCCCCCTGGGCCGAATGCATCAACATTTTCGGCTCTTACAACTGCAGCTGCCTCCTCGGTTACACTGACGCAAACCCTGCGAGGCCCGGACGCACCTGCCAAG TTATCATCCACACAGTCGCTATGAACTCTACTGAATCCAGCACGTCCACTCCATCAACCACTCCAACGTCCACCCCTTCTATCACTCCAACATCCACACCTTCCACCACTCCAACGTCCACACCTTCCACCACTCCAACGTCCACACCTTCCACCACTCCAACATCCACACCTTCCTCCACTCCAACGTCCATCTCTTCCTCCACTCCAACGTCCACCTCTTCCTCCACTCCCTCTTCCTCCACACCAACATCCTCCACCCACTCCCCTTTCTCCATCATCTCTCAAACGGAGGACATCACGGTGGACTGTAAATTTGACCTCATTGCCGTATCAGTGGCGAGAAGTTTTCTGCAAAACAAGAACATTCCGGAGTCTTCCCTGTACCTGGGTCAGCCCATCTGCAGCCAGTCAGGGGAGAACAGCACCCATGTCCACTTCTGGGTTCAGTGGGGTCAGTGTGGAGCTAAGCTCAATTTT AGTAACAGTGAGATCATGGTGTTCCAGGTGACTCTCTATAATAACATCACAGCTCCAGGCAGTAGAGCTTTGGTGAGACTCGAGGTTCCTGTCTTCTGCACCTACCCCACCAATGTCTTCATCTCCATGGGATCCAATCCCTCAGG GTATTCTATCATGGACGGGCCGGTGACGGGATATGGGATGTTTTACGTGAACGTGAGACTGCTGGACCAACAATCGAACCCCCTGCCCGAGAACTACACCCTGTCCCCTGATGAGGAGGTGATCGTGGAGGTGGGGCTCAACACGTCCAACTCCTACACTAAAGTGGTGATTAATAAATGCTGGGCCAATCCCACCAACAACCCTAATGATGAACCTGCCCACGTCTTTGTTGAACAAAG CTGTCCGGTTCGCAATGCGTACACCACCATGCTGCAGAATgggaactccagcagctctctgGTCTCTGTGAACCTTTTTCAGCTGGTGGATATGCTGCAGATTATATACCTTCACTGTCAGATCCAGATCTGCATCGAGACTCAGGCAGCTTCATGCCAGCCT TCTTGTGCTGTTACTCCACCGGTAACAAGCAGTCCCAGAGTCGCTAATGTGATCGGGATGAC